The Drosophila bipectinata strain 14024-0381.07 chromosome 3L, DbipHiC1v2, whole genome shotgun sequence region CTTCTCGAGTTCTCGATGACGACTCATGCAGGGTcgtctccctctctctctttctctctcttcgGTGATCCCCTTCTTGGCTGCTTTAACCCTAGCTTCTTGTTCTTATTgctgttgttcttgttgttgtcgtATCTGGTATCACCGCATTCCAATCTCGGTTTggaagacaacaacaaaaagaatGGTAAAGTGTTTATAATAGTTTCCCACAGTCGAGCTCATGTCTTCGGGGTCTGCTAAGGTATCTGCAAGATACATACAGCTAGGGTCAGAATAATAGGAGCTTGAGaggtattaaataaaataaataaataataaaataataaaataaataaaataaatgaaataaataaaaataataataataaataaaataaataataataaatgaaataaataataataataataataataataataataataataatatttatttttaaataaattaaaatatctttaaaaaagaatataaaatattatcccCATTTTCAAGCCCATATCCTGGTCCTAAAAATCTAACCTCTGCTGTTAATGTTCTGTAAAGACCTTTTGCATGGTTTGGACCTCTGTGGTTACCTTCACTTACAACAgctccaaacaaaaacaacaacaatcactAGCGTCCAATCACCAGGCCCAGCTTGCTTACAGACTGGGATTGGAAGGGGCTAGCTCCGGCTCCAGCTCTGAGCTCTGAGCTCCGGCTTATTCCAATCAGAAAACTCGAAAAGCAGCTCCAACTTCCAACTCCAGTTTGATTTTCAGAGCCCCAGAGTTTGTAGAAAAGTTGTTCGACGGCATTCCATTGCTCGTTTTTTGTTCTTcagtggtttttttttttttttttttctgtttgttgCCTTGCCTCCTGGGCCTAGCCTTTGCCTGGCCTTAGATTATGATTTTCtttctgtatctgtgtgtctATGACTGTGTTGGTGGTTggaattttctttttggttcCCATGCCATTCATGGTCCGCCCAGGAGGCCAtgtcttttaatttttcagtgTGCATTCAGTTGGTGTTGGGTGAAGGTGCTGCTCCTCGACTTCTCCTCCAGTTTTAGTTAGttgaattaataattaaaatacgATTAAAGGGCAGTAGAAACTAGGAACTAGTAACAACAATAAGTACACTGGGTAAGTGTCTCTGAACTTTTAAGAATTGGAATTCCAATCGCTTGGATTCAATTACAATTGTTAATGGGTTCGGCATTCCACAATAACAAACAACCTAGAATTGTAATTGCACTTTGTACAGGGCTAGGAAGTGATGAGAACTTTGTTCAGAAGTACTACGAATAACCAAATACACTTACTAAAGGAAATTCAGATGGTTTTATAGAgtatctagattctagataGTATCCAAAGTTGATCCACTTTGAAAATCTCTTCACTTTAGGTACATCTATATGTATAGATattattctttattatttttttttttttgcgtttttcctctttgtggtttgttgtttttcccaTTGATGGTTTCGTCTTGGCTCCAAATGGCTATCCCGCTTCCACTCTCTGTACCTCCATATGGCTGGATGGTGGATGCATTTATGCTGCAAGTCGAGCTCCAATGCAGTGGTTGCCGAGTGCGCCGTCGCCAGAGTGGTTTGACGGCATTCCATTAAAACTTTCTCACAGTCCAGCTCTAGAGGCCCCCTCTATAGGCCCCcaccctcctcctcctctgccTCCTCTTTTTCCAGTTGCAATTGTTTGGCGAGTTTGGCTGGTTTGTGGTTTGGACTGAAATTTGGACTTTGAACAGCAACCAAGTCGTGCCCAGGCAGCAGCAGATACAGTTTAGGTCCTAAGGCTGGCTTACGATAAATGCCATCTTTTAggaaaatttaatattataatagttttaatatcTAGTTTTTATATAACCCCAGTATAGAGATCTAGAATCTAAAATGGGTTTCCTGCcattattttaattgcagTCTCTAGATGTCGTGTGGGCTGTGTGATTCCCTATTAGCATACTGATTTATCTATTGCCTTGGCAactctttatttttgtggcGGTGGTGACTCAGATCGAGTTATCGGCCAGTGTGGGCACCCCCCCAACCCAACACCCACTCTCTCGGTGTCTGGGAATACTCACTGCGATTCGGCGCACTGGATAAACGAGCGGTTGTAATATTGCGTACTCTATATACTCTATAGAGTATACACTATACTAGGGAAAACCACCCTCGACTTGGCTCTGAACTCTGACCAGATGAGAGCGAGTGGGACGACCGATATGCTCCGGCTGTTGGCCATTATTTAAGGGCTCTTAAAGTTCGTTGATGCTGCATCTGCAGTTTCTTGAACTGCGTTTCAGATTCCAGATACACAGTCTGACTAGCAAGGCggtgaaatatatttttcggtTATCTAGTGAAGGGTCTTAAGAGTGATTGAACGAATATTAATAATTCGAGATAATaaaattcctaaaaaaaataagtgagtggtttttaaaaattagtcATTTTGAAATAATCTACTGATAGTTGTTCGTATTATTCTCCATCCCTGATTTCATTTCAATAATTGATATTTCCATTGACGTTTGTTCGTGTCTATcggctttgttttttttttttttttttgacctTATCTATAGTGCTACCCCGAGCTAGACATTGTTCGTTAAAATTACTTCGAGTTCAGTTCCTATCGAGAGTACTGGACGGCAACATGTCAGCTCCACGTCGGGCCTAGGGTTCTCTAGAAGTCTATACGCCCAGAAACCTCtaggtacttttttttttatcagttCTGATGTCTGATAGCTGTTATCTAAATGCAAACGTTAACATATATActgatattttttgtatttttgctgCCATTTCAGTTTTGTGGCCAGAACGGAGTGACATTAATTAAGGATCAACAAAGCCAGACCAGTGGAGATAGCAGCCAAGAGCACCAGAACCAGGCAAAATGGCAAATGTGGTAACCAGCTCACGTTATATTTACGGGCCCGCCGCACACGAGGTAGTGTTCGATCAGGTGGATAACAACACGAACGCAACCCAGCTCTTTAAGAACAACATCTACAACAACATCATGAACAACAACTACAATCGGGAGGAGGATCGCTTGAAGACCTTTGTTAACTGGCCGCTGGATTGGCTGGACAAGTGCCAGTTGGCCCAAACGGGCATGTACTACACCAACGTGGACGATAAAGTGAAATGCTATTTCTGTGGCGTGGAGATTGGACGCTGGGAGCCCGAGGATCAGCCCGTGCCGGAGCACCAGAGATGGTCCCCAAACTGCCCGCTGCTGCGTCGTCGCACCACCAACAATGTACCGCTCAATGGCGAGGCGCTGGACCGCGTCCTGCCACCCCTCAGCTACGATATCTGCGGTGCCAACGATGCAGCGACAGCCGGTGTGGAGTTGCGCGAACACGCCTACCCCGAGGGTCGCATTCCCATGTCCCACATGATCCAATCGATTGGAGTGAATACGGCCAACGGTTCAGTGTCCATGGGCCCGACTCTCAGCTCGATAGCGACACAGGCATCAACGGCCACCCAGGCCAACGGAGATGTCCAGCCGGAGACGTGCAGGGCACCGGCTGCCAGTGGAAATTATTTTCCCGAATATCCGGAATACGCCGTAGAGGCGGCACGCCTGCGCACCTTCGAGGCGTGGCCACGGAACCTGAAACAAAAGCCCCCCCAGCTGGCCGAGGCGGGTTTCTTCTACACGGGTGTGGGCGATCGCGTTCGCTGCTTCAGCTGCGGCGGTGGCCTGAAGGACTGGGACGACAACGACGAGCCCTGGGAACAGCATGCCCTTTGGCTCAGCCAATGCCGCTTCGTCAAGCTGATGAAGGGTCAGCTCTATATCGATTCCCTCGCTGCCAAGCCAGTGGCGTCCGAGGAGAAGGAGGATACTCCGCCAGTAGCCAGCAGTACATCGGCCACGGAGACTTCCGAGGAGGCATCTTCAGGATCCGGGGATGTGGCACCATCATCCGTAGCATCAACAGCCGCCCGGCGCATCTTCGACAAAATTGCGGAAGCCACGTCCGCCGATGTTCCACCACctgccagcagcaacagcggtTCACCCGCCATACCCGAGGAGAAGATGTGCAAGATCTGCTATGGTGCCGAGTACAATACGGCTTTTTTGCCCTGCGGCCATGTGGTGGCGTGCGCCAAATGCGCCTCATCCGTTACCAAGTGCCCACTGTGCCGGAAACCCTTTACCGATGTGATGCgtgtatatttttcttaagtAACACCCAAACCCAAATCCAAACCCAACCAAGTACCATtcaaatgaatcaaaaaataaaacaaaagaaagaaTGTAAGAATTCATTGAAATTGTGGTTCGTCCGGCGATCGCAACGGCCAGCTGTTGGGCAGCCCTTCAGCTGGCCGTTGGCACAAACCATGACTCGAAGCCTGGTAGAAAGTGTAAGCCTCCAATGTAATATTAGTGTAGTGCAGCGCTTGTATGcgttatttataataaaaactaacATATTACTGAAACTGTCATTGTTTTTTATCAATAATGGGGGTGTGGGATTCGAAAAAGGGAGCGGGCTCGCGATGATGAGCTCATGACCAAGCCCTGGAAATACATCATCTGGGATTCACAACAGGGAATGCTGATGGAAAATCAATCAACAATCTGGTATAAGGAATCTATAGTTTCATAATCTTATCAAGGAGATTATTATGATCTTTATCAAGGAGGACACGCgccttttaatattttggttaaaaaaaaccaaaataaagacCTCCTCCTATCAGATAATGAACTTGCTGGTGGAATTGAAGAATTTGGTTTTATTCCTTAAGATTTGAAAACAAAGATAAGATATAGTAATTGATAAAAaggtttatttgtttatgattttattagtttttggAATTCTGCGCAAATTCTGCATTGTTTTAATCAGTGTAGGGTATTGTCCAGTCCACTTCAACAAAGGACTCACCTGCAATGgggtttctttaaaaatctgACTAAAGTCAAGAGAGGCTCTTATCAGTCATTGGGTTTATCTGTAAAGGGAATTAATCATCGCCCACGCCTAAACAAAGTGCATTCAACTGCAATTGCAGTTCTCGCCTGCAGTTCTCCAGCAATGACAAATCAGAGGTCTTTGTTGTCTCGGTTGCCAGGTGCcataaaattgcaaaaaaaaacgaggTTTTTTGGGAGCTGGAATTAGTATTCTGATCTTTACAGATCCGGTTTCGGATTATAGCCAAGGTGAGAAATGCTGCCACTTCTTAGCGGTTGCATCACTCCCACTCCCAAGCTTGTAGCTAGATAGATAGACACATATGGTAATGCAATCACTTGGAGAGTTGCACACACACGTGCCAGATATCAGACACTTGtggtattttattattatgaaaTCACATTTAATGAATGAATCACTAGCAGTACCTGGAATTAGCAAGAATGTTGATCAGTAAGATCAGAAATCATAAGTCGCAAAGCTATAGACGATGTTGTTTATGCAAATTGGTGATCTAGATTCCGCGCCAAATGATCGGAAAGTCAAGTGTTGACCTTAGATTGCGTGAGGTTTCACATCGAGGCACATGCACCCCACGAAGGCCTTTGCTGAGATTAACTGCACCTGGTAGGAGGGGTTCTAAttctaattaatttattaaaaaatctctaaaaactgtagtttatttttctcaaCGGTCTATTTGGGGTTTGTTTCTTTGCTAAAACTTGTTTAACAGGGGTTTGAATCAAgactaaatattttcttataagATGGTTTGTGTTTAAGCTAAACTAGGAGCTGCCAACTCTTTTTAATACACTGAAACAAAATACTTGGTTAGAAAGTATAAAAAATTCAActaaaaatttctaaattaataaaatccaCATTAGCCATAACAAAGGCCTTGTGAGTCGTAACTTGTATGGCCAAATCCACGATATTGGTATTGCTGAAGTAATCCATAGACACCACATTGGCGTTTTTGCCCCAGGGTCCTTTGAGCCAACGATTCACCTTGGGATTAAGGACCTCTGCCCGCTCCTTGGCCGTTAGCATTTTGTGGGAGTTGAGGGTCTGCTCCAGACCACGAACTGCCGTGAATATCCAACCATTTTCCTGAACCGGAGAGTCCTTCTTTTTGCTAAACAAGAGACGCATATAGTCCAGGGTCTGGGAGATGTTCATGTAGCTAGTGCTGAATCGTTGCCAAGGAACACAAAGGACATTAGATTCTGAAATTAGGAATCTAAACATgatttacccaaaaataaagattaTCCAGTAATCTTACCATTTTCAGGATGTGGGAGTTCCTCTTTGGGAAATAGTATCACCACACGTATTCCCGCCTGGAGTAGTTCCTCCACATACCGATGGGCACATTGCACCTCCATGGTGGCATTGGGATTATAGGCCA contains the following coding sequences:
- the Diap1 gene encoding death-associated inhibitor of apoptosis 1, translated to MANVVTSSRYIYGPAAHEVVFDQVDNNTNATQLFKNNIYNNIMNNNYNREEDRLKTFVNWPLDWLDKCQLAQTGMYYTNVDDKVKCYFCGVEIGRWEPEDQPVPEHQRWSPNCPLLRRRTTNNVPLNGEALDRVLPPLSYDICGANDAATAGVELREHAYPEGRIPMSHMIQSIGVNTANGSVSMGPTLSSIATQASTATQANGDVQPETCRAPAASGNYFPEYPEYAVEAARLRTFEAWPRNLKQKPPQLAEAGFFYTGVGDRVRCFSCGGGLKDWDDNDEPWEQHALWLSQCRFVKLMKGQLYIDSLAAKPVASEEKEDTPPVASSTSATETSEEASSGSGDVAPSSVASTAARRIFDKIAEATSADVPPPASSNSGSPAIPEEKMCKICYGAEYNTAFLPCGHVVACAKCASSVTKCPLCRKPFTDVMRVYFS